ACTCTGCCATTGCCCACTCTACGGTACCAGAGTTTGTATGGGTGCCAGCTGTAAACATATCCTGACACATATAATCACATATCCGTCATGAGGGCAACATTTCTTAACGCTATACTATATATTCATGCGATTTCGTCTCAAACTTcaataaacagaaaatatacaTCTAAAGCATTGTAAATGTCTTTATATATACTTGAAATATTCCCAAAGTGTTACATAATTTGGATATGCCGACATCTCTCTTTCAAGGAGGCAGCGGGGATTCGACTTCCCCTCGGGAGTAGGGAACTACGATAGGATATGGGATTTAGTACGAAAAAACTATAACTACGACGGGTTTATTGTCTTTAATGTTGATGTACATATTTAGGATAACATTAATGGTCTTTGACATGCATGTTTAGGTCCTAAATAAATCTAATATTTAAGATAAATATTTATTGGTTGCAAATGCATGTGAGACCCCACTAGTAAAGAAATCATCACTAGTGGCAAGTGGCAAGAAGAGTCTGATAAGAGTGTGGAAGAGGTGAATCATGAAGATCAAATCATACTTTCGACATTTCCATCTTAAGATTTGTTGGAATATTACGATTGATGACATCACAAAACTacaggacaaaaaaaaaatgactattTCAATTAATGCTGGTAGGACTTACCAAGAGAAGGTGTTCAATGTCGTGATTGTCTAGCTCAACTTTATCTCCTTGGGTGAGGGCAAGAAGCGAATCCAAGAAATCTATGTTGGAAGCATCAGTAGATTCATTCCGCAATGCTATTTTCGCATCCATGAACCCACGGAAAACCCCCAACAACCTCTCTGTGCAACACTTTATAGCCTTTCTATTACTTTGCAGATCAAGGAACcccaaaaatggaaaaaagttGGCAACGTCTGGTTTTCCCACAATAACCATGACAGAAATCACCGTTTCCTGGAACTTATTCGAATTTTTACAGTCGTAGCTACCGAGATCGACGGAAAACAAAAGGTTCGATAAAATATTAAGAACTGTGGTGAAAGATGCACGAGAAATATCAactgcttcttctctctcgctGCTTTCACCCACGAAGTTCACAAGCTCTTGCACCTTCTTCATTCGCAGAGCCTTACTGGCTTCGATACGTTGCGGGGAGAACATGAGACTCACAGACAATTTCCTCAACAACCTTACAAAACATAACAACAGTTAATGATCCGCTTTTATAGgtcttttgttgtgtttttgttttctacatttaattattatagGTTTAAACACCCAAGATTTTGGTAGTACACATATACAATCATTTGAAAAGCTAGCTAGAAACAATCTAGtctaatttgtgtttattgttTATCACTAGTGAATAATAGTAATTATTGTGtaatttattagatatatatatatatatatatatatataatatacttaaGTTGTTGAAGAGTAGTAAGTTTTTTTGCATTTGAAACAATGGAATCTCTAattaacagcaaaaaaaaagaatcatgagAAAATAATAGTACCATAAAGAAAAAGTTAGGTACTAATTATATATACCTCAAACGAGCCGAAGACGATGGAAGCCAGGCTACGGAAACCTCCTGGTGATTGACAGCCCGTATAGAGTTAGTTGATTTACGGGGAGACAAGAATTGGTCGTGTGTTTTTAGTACTTCTCTTGCAGCTTCTGGTGAAGCTATGATCACTGAGTTTAAACGTCCAAGCTTAAGACTCATGAATGGCCCATAAGTTTTTGAGAGGTCGGCGAATGAGCGGTGAGGGTTTGTACCGACTTGGTGAATGTTTCCGATAATCGGCAATCGTGGAGGTCCAGGAGGTAGTGTGGCCGATCGGTAAGAGCTCCTTCGGAATCTTGTGGTGGCCGTGAAAATAAGGAAACATGAcgagagaaagcaaaagagcAAGAACATAACATTTTCTGAAATTATTTCCATCTGTGGATTCCTCAATGATACGAGTGATGATGTATCCGATTTTCTACTAGTGAAATCCCACATTTGTCATAAAATAGATACACGATGTTTTTTTCAAGGACCCTACAGCattacaaaaagtcaaaaaatgttttttgatttttcaattaaaagaGATACGATCTATATAAAAGATACGCAAACGTGGCCAATTATTTAATGCTCATAAAGCTAGATTTGTACCCCCAAATGATTAGcattatttaaatttagtaatAAAGAAAACAGATATATTTTGGACCAAAATAGGAAAGGAAAAAACATTTAACCCTTTAACTAGTCCAGTCATCTGCATTGGTTTGGAGAAACTTCGTTGTTTTCTCCGAAACATCTTGCAAGCTGATACCGAGGCCCAATATCATCAGTATGGATACTTTTGACTTCTTCAAGCCCTAGCCATCTCAGGAgagaactattttttttttttttaaacagaggGTTTAAAGCTGATACCGAGGCCCAAACAgagggttttttttaaaaaaacagagggTTTCATTAATTAAGAAACGTGGAAGCAAACGaatcattggtttttttttaaatcctagTTTGAGAttacttctttgtttttacAACTATAATAACATACACAACATGTATTAATTAATGACGCGTTTCTTGACGGGAACAGCATGTAACGGGTTTGTCTTATGTAAAGTGATACCGAAGGTCTCGTCCATGTCCAAATCCTCAGAAACGACGCCGTTTGGTAGCTTCCAGTCAAAGgaatagagaagagaagcaagCATAAGAGACACTGTTTTCACAGCCAAAGGCAATCCCGGGCAAATTCTACGTCCGGCTCCAAATGGTGTAAACTCATAATCTCTACCTCTCAAATCGATTTCTTTCCCCAAAAACCTCTCTGGCTCAAACCGGGTAGGATTCTCCCACACGCTCGGGTCTCGTCCTATACCCCACACGTTTACTAGAACCTGACTATCTTTAAGCACCATGAACCCAAGAATCTCCACATCGGATTCGGCTTTTCTCGGGACAAGAAACGGAGCACCCGGATGTAGCCGGAAAGTTTCCTTCACAACTGCTTGTAAATACGGCAGTTCTGAGATATCTGAGTCTTCAACCGTACCGTTTTGGCCAATCACACGATCTATCTCGGCCTGAGCTTTCACCATCGTTTTAGGGTTTCTAAGTAACTCTGCCATTGCCCACTCTAGGGCACTAGAGCTTGTATCCGAGCCTGCTGTGAACATATCCtgacaatataattaaatcacaTGTCAGTGAGGTCTACCTTTCAGATCCGCATATATAAATTCATGCGATTCCATATCCGTATGTATAAAGGTAATGTtgcaaaagttttaaaaatgtctTTCTATGATCTATCATTTGTTgaaatactaaaattaaaaatatttcattcaaAAATTGATTATTCTATTATCTAATAATAAGAAACATGATTATTTGCAGTAAGGTAAGACTTACCAAGACAAGGTGTTCAATATCGCTAATGTTGATTTCTGCTTCATCTCCCTTGTAATTGAGAAGGTTGTCTACGAAATCGTTCTTTGAAACATCTTTAGGCTTACTCTGCGATGATTTTTCCGCAATCTTAGCATCAATGAACCCACGGAAAACCCTGAACAACCTCTCTGTGCAAGCTTTCATAGTCTTCCTATTACCTTGCAGATCAAGAAACCTCAGCAATGGAAAGTAATTAGCAGCGTCTGGTTTTCCGACGGCCTCCATAACACTAATCACCGTATCTTGAACCCCGTTAGTAGAATCTTTCGCGTTGTAGCTACCGAGATCGGCGGAAAACAGAATGTTTGATATGATATTAAGAGTTGTGATGAAGGATGCACGAGAAATATCAATAGATTCTTCTCTATCGCTGCTTTCACTTATGAAGCTCACAAGTTCCTTCACCTTGTTCGCCCTCATGGCTTTCGTGGCTTCGAGACGCTGTGGTGAGAATAACTGAGTCACCGACAGTCTTCTATACAgcctaaaacaaaacatagcAACGTTATCGTATCAGGGTCTTTATTAATTgctttttaaccaaaaaaagaattctcttgttgcaaatcttgtaagaaacaaaatcttgtgaaaataaaaagtcgatattaaaatttatacctCCAACGAGCCGACGACGCAGGAAGCCAGACAAGGGAAGCATCTTGGTGATTGATGGACCGTATCGAGTTAGTGGGGCTACGGCCAGACAAAATCTGGTCATGTGT
The Camelina sativa cultivar DH55 chromosome 6, Cs, whole genome shotgun sequence genome window above contains:
- the LOC104793516 gene encoding cytochrome P450 76C1-like, giving the protein MDIISGQALFLLGCFILSCFLLFTTTRSRQTSRKASSLPPGPPRLPIIGNIHLVGKHPHRSFAELSKTYGPVMSLKLGSLNTVVIASPQAAREVLRTHDQILSGRSPTNSIRSINHQDASLVWLPASSARWRLYRRLSVTQLFSPQRLEATKAMRANKVKELVSFISESSDREESIDISRASFITTLNIISNILFSADLGSYNAKDSTNGVQDTVISVMEAVGKPDAANYFPLLRFLDLQGNRKTMKACTERLFRVFRGFIDAKIAEKSSQSKPKDVSKNDFVDNLLNYKGDEAEINISDIEHLVLDMFTAGSDTSSSALEWAMAELLRNPKTMVKAQAEIDRVIGQNGTVEDSDISELPYLQAVVKETFRLHPGAPFLVPRKAESDVEILGFMVLKDSQVLVNVWGIGRDPSVWENPTRFEPERFLGKEIDLRGRDYEFTPFGAGRRICPGLPLAVKTVSLMLASLLYSFDWKLPNGVVSEDLDMDETFGITLHKTNPLHAVPVKKRVIN
- the LOC104793515 gene encoding cytochrome P450 76C4-like encodes the protein MWDFTSRKSDTSSLVSLRNPQMEIISENVMFLLFCFLSSCFLIFTATTRFRRSSYRSATLPPGPPRLPIIGNIHQVGTNPHRSFADLSKTYGPFMSLKLGRLNSVIIASPEAAREVLKTHDQFLSPRKSTNSIRAVNHQEVSVAWLPSSSARLRLLRKLSVSLMFSPQRIEASKALRMKKVQELVNFVGESSEREEAVDISRASFTTVLNILSNLLFSVDLGSYDCKNSNKFQETVISVMVIVGKPDVANFFPFLGFLDLQSNRKAIKCCTERLLGVFRGFMDAKIALRNESTDASNIDFLDSLLALTQGDKVELDNHDIEHLLLDMFTAGTHTNSGTVEWAMAELLKNPKTMVKAQAEIDRVIGQNDVVEESDISELLYLQAAVKETFRLHPAVPLLFSQCLYWRLHKTK